Proteins found in one Mytilus edulis chromosome 2, xbMytEdul2.2, whole genome shotgun sequence genomic segment:
- the LOC139511237 gene encoding tyrosinase-like protein 1, which produces MKMCIPHVYAVIVFLTCVGCNSINDLQNTHNEKLSKFPFPKTFAECTDFLVKPNTPKDIVQAVQNHCLDGFISIDHTHSWTQNLTIDEQNYIKSLFRKVIRDADHLDKTRHKRDVELFPRRVRREVRAAPYQNWADFARNVRRLKYETIDKNGRSKYNVLADIHGIAVASAHFGPNFLPWHRLYLILLESALGTPLTYWDSTIDHEIEDGTQSILWTAKYFGNGFGMVKTGPFANFDTPLGKLYRNIGSDGGLFSKSGVNIILSRSRFQQISEPFADTGASLEGQHNSKHIWVDGVLNNLGESPHDPVFFCLHTFVDYIWELFRKQQIMQGIDPTTDYILAPTDPRTSFQNTTDVSVGLRGYYNIDGYTKRIADMVQYQPHPECPTCAGSQDLYCDQSKGLCLTRLRNPNEYAGQQVEAVNMANSNKMNNNGPNNGPFPIYGRDIRVRMDSVTVDYSNISVTASLERFPSRIAGTDVIANSPLSLGNEQRINDNIRLVRPKFQRFISSIQNQGPRLAFQDTASTNINLEGRPVNLNDHQPKYQNY; this is translated from the exons ATGAAA ATGTGCATACCTCACGTGTACGCCGTGATCGTCTTTCTTACCTGTGTCGGCTGCAATTCAATTAATGATTTACAGAATACCCATAACGAAAAATTGTCAAAGTTTCCCTTCCCGAAAACCTTTGCAGAATGTACTGACTTTCTTGTCAAACCGAATACGCCAAAGGATATAGTACAAGCTGTACAGAACCATTGCTTGGATGGCTTCATTTCAATCGACCATACTCACAGTTGGACACAGAACTTGACTATTGAcgaacaaaactatatcaaatccTTGTTCAGGAAAGTCATACGTGATGCTGATCACTTAGATAAAACAAGACATAAGAGGGACGTTGAATTATTCCCAAGGAGAGTGAGACGTGAAGTAAGAGCTGCACCATACCAAAACTGGGCTGATTTTGCTAGAAATGTTAGACGGCTTAAGTATGAAACG ATTGACAAGAATGGAAGAAGTAAATATAATGTCCTTGCAGATATTCACGGAATTGCTGTAGCTAGTGCTCATTTCGGACCAAACTTTTTACCATGGCACCGACTTTACTTGATATT ATTGGAATCAGCACTTGGCACACCTCTTACTTATTGGGATTCCACCATTGATCATGAAATAGAAGATGGTACACAGTCAATTCTATGGACTGCAAAGTATTTTGGTAATGGATTTGGGATGGTGAAAACTGGTCCATTTGCCAATTTTGACACCCCTCTAGGAAAACTTTATCGAAATATTGGTAGTGATGGTGGCTTGTTTAGCAAATCTGGAGTCAATATAATTTTGTCACGATCAAGATTTCAACAAATTTCTGAACCATTTGCTGATACCGGTGCTTCACTCGAGGGACAACATAACAGTAAACATATTTGGGTTGATGGTGTTCTAAATAACTTAGGAGAAAGTCCCCATGACCCAGTCTTTTTCTGTCTTCATACTTTTGTCGACTATATCTGGGAACtgtttagaaaacaacaaattaTGCAAGGTATTGATCCCACTACCGATTACATTTTAGCACCAACTGATCCAAGAACTAGTTTTCAAAATACAACCGATGTATCTGTAGGGCTGAGAGGATATTACAACATTGATGGTTATACTAAACGAATAGCAGACATGGTTCAGTACCAGCCTCATCCAGAATGTCCAACATGTGCAGGTAGTCAAGATTTGTATTGTGACCAGAGTAAAGGACTATGTCTTACCAGACTTAGGAACCCAAACGAGTATGCTGGACAACAGGTAGAGGCTGTGAATATGGCAAATAGCAATAAAATGAACAATAATGGACCGAATAATGGACCATTTCCGATCTACGGGAGAGACATTCGTGTTCGTATGGATTCAGTTACCGTAGATTATAGTAACATATCGGTAACTGCTAGCTTGGAAAGGTTCCCATCAAGGATTGCTGGTACCGATGTAATTGCAAACTCTCCATTGAGTTTAGGTAATGAACAAAGAATCAACGATAATATTAGACTTGTAAGACCAAAATTTCAACGTTTTATCTCGTCTATTCAAAATCAAGGTCCTAGATTAGCTTTCCAAGATACTGCTTCTACCAATATAAATCTCGAAGGAAGACCAGTGAACTTAAATGACCATCAACCAAAATATCAGAACTATTGA